The segment AACTTAACAATGTAACTATTGTTAAATGCACAcaatatataatgaaataaatGGAGTAAACTTTAGTATTCTGGTCTTCCGAACACGAATGGATTGATTTCTTCAGATTTTAAACATTTAGAACAACtagatatttgaaatttttaattcagattcatgtcgactcttttcggGTCTAGATCGGCACTGATCTATAATTCAAATAACTATAATTTTTGGATGCATGATTCTATGTCTGTTTAGATATCTAGGAtccaaaaaaacttaaattactcgaaaaaaaaaacaaaaaatacttgaaacaaattttatacCCAAAATATGAACTAAAGAActgaaaatatccaaaattttattgaTGGCGAAAATTCTCTCTAGAATGGGAAGTGGAGTTCAGTGTTCGTCATCTTCCATTTGATGTCTGAAAATGGAGAATATAGGGGTCGACTGTTACAGGATTGGGGTGTTTTTGAGAGGAGAGAGATAGAAGAAGTGGGACACTAAGAAGTTTTTTGGATTGGTAAAGATACGATTgaataaagaaaacatgtttaaaatgtcatattttgaaTCTACAATTGGCAAGTTCTGTGACAAATCTTCtcgtatctttaaaaaaaaaattgccttCTCAAATTGTAAACAAAGGTATAGGGGTATCAGTGTCTTGCAAAATAAACAACAGTATCGATAAAGTGGTCTCTTGGAAGTGCTTTAAATATCGAAAAAACGTTGGTAGACGTTTTAATTTCCttgaattatttataataacagATTTCTCTAATTTTTTCTCTCTCATTACATTAATGTCAAAAAAGTATATCTCAATTATTACATTATTATACTATTATAAGTTTTCTAGtttgacaaaaatataaaaggttTCTAGTAGTATGTTTGGGCGACAAAAAAAGAGCTTAGTTGAGGCGATAATAATATGGGCCGGATAAGAGTTGAAAACAACCCATTAGGCCCATACTctacttatataaatataccAATATTTAGGTTAAGGGTTTCCACCGTCTCTAAACGTGTAGGCTTTCGGTATGTCGTACCTTCGCCGAGATGCGAGGATCGAGGGATCCGTAAGCCGCATTGCGTTGCTTTTTGGAAGCTCTGACTCAATGCAGGGCAGAAGCAGGTCGGTAGTTTTTGGTCCGCTTCCAACTCGTCCACACGATGCCATAAGAACTGCATTAAGACGTATGCACCCTAAGCGTCGCCCGTTTACCAATCGAATGAGGATTATTCTCAGGCGGCGTATGGAAGGCTTAGAGCCTTTATCATCCGACTTTGAAACTGAATCTAAAACTGAAACTGAGGTTGTTATTCTTTCTTCTCAAAatcctttatattttttttttgttg is part of the Raphanus sativus cultivar WK10039 chromosome 5, ASM80110v3, whole genome shotgun sequence genome and harbors:
- the LOC130495181 gene encoding uncharacterized protein LOC130495181 isoform X2, which translates into the protein MSYLRRDARIEGSVSRIALLFGSSDSMQGRSRSVVFGPLPTRPHDAIRTALRRMHPKRRPFTNRMRIILRRRMEGLEPLSSDFETESKTETEEKLSLEATTSTTLPSSSMQEQEQDLQADAPPLKLEDVIPPPTQASSSRNKKKRNKKKKKLVSKTTPPPN
- the LOC130495181 gene encoding uncharacterized protein LOC130495181 isoform X1, producing MSYLRRDARIEGSVSRIALLFGSSDSMQGRSRSVVFGPLPTRPHDAIRTALRRMHPKRRPFTNRMRIILRRRMEGLEPLSSDFETESKTETEQEKLSLEATTSTTLPSSSMQEQEQDLQADAPPLKLEDVIPPPTQASSSRNKKKRNKKKKKLVSKTTPPPN